GGCACTTCCATGGAGCCTTGTGCATAACCCATCATGGGGCCTCCGTTTATGATCTTATCCGGCGTCTTTGTAAGACCCCCGCAAAATTCGATGACGTCCTTGAAGCTTGTGCCGATGCGAACCATGACATTCATCGGCTCGGCAACTGCGTCTCCCGCTACAGTGACAACTCTCTCAATGAGCGGAATTCCGTTTATCACTGCATTTGCGACAGAATCAATTGTACAGACATTCATTCCCACCACGCCGATATCAGAATGCCTTTTTCCTGCCGGAATCTCCCGTTCCGCCAGGACTTTGATGAGCATTCTCTCCGCACCCTGAGGATATTTTGTTGGCACTGCCACAACCTGTACATCGGTTCCCTTCAGGGCCTCTGTCATAGCTTTCACCGCTTCCGGCTTATTGTCCTCGATTCCCACGATGCCTCTTTTTACATTGAGGGATTTCATGGCAATCTTCACACCGGCTGCAAGGCGTTCCGTATGGTCCATCATAATGCGGTAGTCTCCGTTAAGATACGGTTCGCATTCGGCGCCGTTGAGAATGAAGGTATCAATCTTCTTTTCCGGTCCATAGGAAATTTTGATGTGACTGGGGAAATTGGCACCTCCCAGACCCACAATTCCGGAATCTCTTACAATCTGATGGATTTCCTTGATATCAAGGTTTTCCCAGTCCCTATGCATCGGCAGACCTAGCGCCCACTCGTCCAAGCCGTCGCTTTCAATGACGATGGCCAAACTTTCGTTTTTATAGGAGCTTGGGTATACGCCAATGTCTACCACCTTTCCCGAGGTGGAAGCATGGACCGAGCTGGTAATAAAGGTATCGTTATATGCGATAAGCTGTCCCTTTTTTACGTCATCGCCTACCTTGACGACTGGGTTTCCCGGTGCACCGATATGCTGGCTCACAGGGATTATGACCTTTTTGGGAACAGGCATTTCAACGATTGCTTTGTCCCTGGTGTAACTCTTACTATCCTGAGGATGAACTCCTCCGCGGAAAGTCTTTAACACTTTCAATCACCTTCCTCTATCTACGTATTTTAGGAAACGCTGATTCATAGCGTGCATAAATCTGCACACACTCCATCAAATCAGCGCTTCCTTTGATTTGATGCTGACTCAGCCCGGCTGTTTCACAACAACCTGACCGGCTTGTTTTATAAAATTCTGATGATTACCGGCAAGGATTTTTCTTTTTTGCCTACATAATGATCAAATATCTTAATGAATGCTGCCGCCGCCGCAAAGGCTGCAATGCCTCCAAAAACTCTCCCCGGAGCTTCCGGATAGCCTGCTAGACCCACCAGAATCCCGCCAAGCACCGCACCCAGAAAAACAGCAATGAGCGGCAAAACGAATACCACAAAGGCTCCTTTCAAAGAGTTAGTCTCATTCATTTCAAAGATCACTCTTTGACCAGGAACTGCGCCAACTTCATTTTTCGCGGTTACAATTGCGGAATCGTTGCCTGGGCAAGCGCCGCAGCTTTTACACTCACCGTGTTTTGCCGCTTTGATTTTAGCAATATTTGCCTTCGCTTCAATGACCATGCCTTCTTCTCTTTCCATTACAACTCACTCCTTTTTTAAGACTTCCTGCCGGCGCACAGCCCGCGGCAGAATTTTAACTGGTGAACAAAAAATAAAACCACGGAAGCTACACACAGTTCGACTGCGCAATAAACCTTCGTGGTTCTATATCATTATTTATATGTTGAGGGTACAGAGGGTGCTACCGACCCCCCATTTTTTTCTTCATAATAAAGGGCTTTGATCGATTTCACAGCTTTTTCTATGAGTTGGCTTGTATTGAGACTTTCATCGACTCCGCTGATCTTGATACCGGATTTTTCATGGGGAATCAGGAACTTCCTTGCGGGACTGGAAACCACAGCAAGTGCCATAGCCTCGGTCACTTCACCCTTCATACTGTTTGCAGCTATGATCCCGACCGATCCCAGAATCAGATCAACCTTTGGAGCAGCGCTCTGAACGGCGTTTTCTCCTGTAGCGCCCACATTGGCTCCCCCCTGTACCATAAAAGACGTTGCCAGCGAATTGGTTCCCAGTGCGATAATCTGGATATCCCAGTAAATCCGCTGTCTGATTTCCTCTATGATCTGTCTGCCGATACCGCCTTCCTGTCCATCGATAACAGCTATCTTCAGCAATTCTCTCACCCGATTTCATCTAAGCGTTTGATGCTTTTCCAAAATAAAAAGCCACGCCGGTTGTCATTTTCCTGATAACAAAACCTTCGTGGCTAAAATATTACTCTCCAAATATTTCAATCGATCTTCGTGATCTTCAAACAGATTTTACTCGCTTCGCAAAGCGAAGTCAATGGCTTTTCATATTTTTTCAAAAAATAATTCATATACCAGATTGTTGCTCTTAAACCATAAGTGCTGCGCCGGAATCCCTCAATTATCTTCCAAAACAAAAAGCCGCTTCTATGGTACTGCGGCATTTTGTTTGTATGATTTTAGGCATCGGTTTATCGCGGATTCTTTAGAAATGCAAATTCATTTCAAATGATAATTTCCAAAGATCTGACGAACCGATACTGAGGAGCTTGCAATAAAAAAAAACCAAGGGTGTTGTTAAACAGGAACGCTTCTCGCATTCGCTACACCTTCTTGGCAATTATGTAAAACGGCTGATATTCAGCCCGTGTTATTCAGCTAATCTTGTCATGGGCTTCTGCCCCGGTTTCACTCTCTGCGAAACACTAGAATAGATTAACGCTGATTGATCTAAATGTCAACCTATTTTTGATTTTCTAATGAAATTTTATAGTATGCAATTGAATTGTTAATTGAAGTAACTTCTACCTGTTTCGTAAAAACAATATCATTCGTTCTTTACCGATGATTGATCATGCTTGCCAGGTAACCTGCCCCAAATCCGTTATCAATATTGACGACACTGATCCCGCTTGCACAGGAATTCAACATGGACAGAAGCGCTGCCAGGCCGTGAAATGAGGCTCCGTATCCAATGCTTGTAGGCACTGCAATCACCGGACAGTCGGCAATGCCACCGATCACACTGGCCAGTGCACCTTCCATTCCTGCGATGGCGATGATAACATTCGCGCTCATGATCTCATCCATATGAGAAAACAACCTGTGGATTCCCGCCACGCCCACATCATACAATTTTGTCACTTGGTTCCCAAGGGCTTCAGCGGTGACTGCGGCTTCCTCTGCGACTGGAATATCGCTGGTCCCCCCTGTAGCTATCACGATCTTCCCTTTTCCGTTTGCTTTTGGAAAAATCCCAATCACGCCAATACGACCTGATTCGTTATAATACATGGTATGATACTGTCCAATATACTCTGCAGATTCAGATGACAAACGGGTGATTATGATCGTCTTTTGGCCGTGCTTCACCATTGCTGATGCAATTTCTACGATCTGCCGAGCTGTTTTCCCCTCACCGTAAATTACCTCGGAGGTACCTTGTCTAAGTTCTCGATGATGATCTATTTTTACAAATCCCATATCTTCAAAGGGCGACTGTTTTAGTTTGAGGAATGCGTCTTCAATAGACAGGCAACCGTTCTTCACTTCTTCTAAAATATGCATTACATGTTTGTTGCTCATTTTCTGCCCTTTCTGCTCTGTTCTCTCAATTCTGCACTTTTCTCTCAATCACACTTTATCCGCAAGAATTTTGATATCCTCTGCCAGTTTTGAAAGAGATACGATTGCATTGGTAATATCCTGTGTGGCTGATTGCTGAACCATGCTGATCTCGTCAACCTTTCGGATTTCTCCATCATGCCCCACCATCCCCATTTGAATCCCTTCCAGAATCTCCTGCGCCTCTTTTACTGCCGAAAAGCTGTTTACAGACAGCTTCCTCATCTCGTCTGCTACCACAGAGAAACCTCGGCCGTATTGACCTGCCCTTGCTGCCTCCAACAGCGCATTGAAACCAAGAAGATTGGACTGTGTGGCAATTTCCTTTATGAACACCAAAACCTGATCCGATTTTTTCAGACTTCCCACCATTCCATCTCCGGATTGCCTGAGTGCATCCATTTTATGCTGAAGCAGCTTCGCATTCTCCGCAAGATGGAGACTGGAAGCTGTCAGCTGCTGAGAAGAAGCTGCGATGGTACTCGCTGCATCCTGCAAAATCTCCTGATTCTCAAGACTGTACCCAAAGCCAAAGGCTCCAATTACTTCACCGTCCAGTCCATACAAGGGTGTCTGAATACTCTTAAAGGTGACTCCCCATACATCCTTGGGTATGATAGCTGAAAATGTCTGTCTGTAATGCATCGTTTCCCACATGCCGTCACCTTTTATAATTGCTTTCCCAACGGGGGATTCATGCCTCAGTTTCTCACCGGGCAGATAGAAGATAAACCGTTCTCGATCTGCCATACCCATCATGCAGTCAAAGGGGAAGACCTTTTGCATGACAGGTGCTGCATTCTTTATTGATTCGAATAAATCCGTCATGTTACTATCCATCTTTCTTATTTATAAATGGTGATTTCATCTGCTTCATTTGATCCATTGGAGCACTTTCCTTCTGCCCCATCCAACCAATACATCCATGGTGTGCTTTTCTCTGCCTTATTCAACCTGTGCATCCATAGACTTTAATTGATGGGTTGTCCCAAGAATTGCTCTTACTGCACCGAACCTGCCTGTTTCGCGCTTACCCAGGCCGTATCCGATTTTATCAATACTCATTTCAGGTATTTTGATGTAATCCTTTGCGAGACATTTCACGATGCCCATTCCCGTAGGAGTAATCATCTCTGTATTCACATCTTCCTGGACCATCGGAATACCCGAACCTTCCAGCATTGCCATGACTGCCGGAACCGGAACTGGAAGCAAGCCGTGACGGCATTGTATGAATCCGTTTCCGTCATGAAGGGTCGAAGCATAAATTATGTCAACATCAAGGGCTGCCACACATATGGCTACACCGACAATATCGACAATCGAATCGATAGCTCCCACCTCATGAAAATGTACCTGATCAATGGATTTGCCATGAACCTTTGCCTCGGCTCTTGCAATCTCCTCAAAGATTTTCTTGCTGATTTCCTTCGCACCATTGGAAATTGTGCTATTATCAATGATTTCCTGAATCATTGATAAATTTCGTTCGTTCGAGTGACTGTGGTTGTGATGGTGATCATTGCCTTCGTGGCTGTGTCCATGGTCGTGATGGTGATCATTGCCTTCGTGGCTGTGTCCATGGTCGTGATGGTGATCATGACCTTTGTGGCTGTGGTCATGGTCGTAACCATGATGGTGATCCTGCTGCTCATGGCTGTAATCATGTTCGCTACTGTGTTCATGTGCCTCAGGTGCGTTTTCATGGTTCATATGGGATTGCTCGGTCAGTATCACGTCGACATCCATCATCTGGATGCTGTGCCTGTCCTTTTTTTGTATCTTGACTTCGTAACCGTCGACCCCCAGCTTGCTTAGTTCTTGTAAAAAGAAATCTTTATCAACCCCCAGATCCAGCAGTGCCCCAAGGGTCATGTCGCCGCTGATTCCGGAAGTACAGTCCAAATATAATATTTTCATTGTGCTCCCTTTTATTTGCAAGTAATATTACGCTTTGCGCCGCTGATCAACCAGCTTCAAGTTCAGGCTGGTGTTCAGCTCTGCTGTAAAACCGGGCTGATGATTGGCACCGCTTCAAATCTGCTCGGCTTGTTAGTTCTGCTTTAGATTCGGGCTGATGATCAGCTCCGCTTCTGTAGCGGCCTGAACCTCTTCGATGGTATAGCCTTCGTTAATTTCTGTAAGGATGATACCCTCCGGAGTAAGCTCCATGACCCCCATCTCCGTGATGATCATGTCCACTACACCCACAGCCGTATACGGCAATCTGCATTCCTTCAGGATCTTGTGTGCTCCCTTCTGGGTGTGCTGCATGGCGATGATGACCTTCTTTGCGCCTACCACCAGATCCATCGCACCGCCCATGCCTGGCACCATCTTTCCCGGTACGATCCAGTTGGCCAAGTTTCCGTGCTGGTCTACCTCAAGGGCGCCCAGAATGGTTGCATCTACATGACCGCCTCGGATGATTCCAAAGGAGGTTGCGCTGTCAAAGAACATGGCTCCCGGATTTACGGTCACATACTGGGCTCCTGCGTTGACGATGTCCACGTCTTCTTTGCCCTTCTCTGCCGCTGCTCCCATCCCCATCATTCCGTTTTCTGACTGGAGAATGATATTCACTCCCTCAGGAAGAAAGTTTGCTACCATGGTGGGAAGTCCGATTCCCAGGTTTACCACATCACCGTCTTTCAGTTCCTTTGCAACTCTTGCGGCAATGATTTCCTTTATATCTGCCATGGCATTTCCCCTCCTACGATGGCATCCACAAAGATGCCCGATGTCACTACATTGTTCGGATCTATGGCTCCGATTTCCACGATCTCGCATGCGCCTACTATCACATAGCTTGCCGCTGCGGCCATCATGGGATTAAAGGTTCTTGTGGTCCCGTTATAGGTTGTATTGCCAAATTCATCCGTTACAGAGCCTCTGATGAGAGCGAAATCTGCCTTTAGCGGCTTCTCCAGAAGATAGTCTCTGCCGTCAACATGGATGACCTCCTTGCCCTCTGCAACGATGGTTCCCACTCCCGTAGGCGTGAGAAAGCCGCCAAGGCCTGCACCGCCTGCTCTGATCTGCTCAGCCAAGGTTCCCTGAGGCACCAGGATGCATTCCAGCTTATCTTCCTCAATGTCGGTGTTCATTCTCCTCGCCACCTCGGGGTTAAGTCCCACATGGGATGCAATGAGGGTTTTGATCTGACCGCTCGAGACCAGCTTTCCAACGCCTCTTCCCGGCACCCCCGCATCATTGCAAATGACAGTGAGATGTTTCACACCCTTTTCTACAAGGGCGTCTATGAGAATTTCCGGTGTTCCGCAGGCCATAAACCCGCCGACCATGACGGACGCCCCATCCTTTATTTCAGCGACAGCTTCCACTGCTGTCATGATTTTATTCTTCACTTGCTTGCTCCTTTTTCATTGGAATTCACTCTGATAGGGTATCGGTTACGCAGTAGGTCTCAGACAGCCAGACTCTTTCATTGCCGTCTGATACATCTCATCCCAGCTCTCGAATGCGGTCTTTCCTTTTACGCAGCAGTCAAAAGCCATCCTGTCCCCGACAATAAAATCAGCACTCCAGTTCACAAAGACAGCTCCGGCAAACCGGAATTCCTCAAAGGACTCGTAATTTGTATACTTCTTCATAAATCCATCATGAAACAGTGCTTCCAACTCTTCGTTGCTTTCATAGATCGCCAGCATTTTCGTCCGTTCATGTTCGTTCCGATAAGATTCACCCATCATATTCTCCCTCCAAAGCAAAATATACGGTTTGGGTTTTAACAGATCCACCGTCAAGCCCAAACCGCAACGTTACCCTTCTTTTGGCACGTATCAGAGCCGTTCTAAAATCCGTGCAACTTTTATCAACTTTTCCGTTAAATTCTTTTTTTCAAATTCTATCTTTTCCTGTGTCCATGGGAGCAGCCCTTCTCCGGTTTTGAAACCAAGCTTTCCCTGATTCAACTTCTCGACCAGGATTGGAGACGGTTCTTTCGAGCAGCTCAAATCCCGAAACAAATAGCTGTGAATGGAATGGGTCAGATCCAGCCCTCCCATATCCATTACCGTAACAGGCGCCATGATGCCGAGTCTCATGCCAAAACCGTATTTAATGGCATCGTCCACTGCCTCGGGTTCTGCAATACCCTGCTCAATGATATACAGTGCTTCACGAAACAGTGCATGCTGCATGCGGTTTGCCAGAAATCCGGGTACATCCTTATTGACAACGACAGGTTTTTTACCGGCGTCTGTAAGCAATGTACAGGTTCTCTTCACTGTCTGTTCCGATACATATTTTGTTTTTACCACCTCTACAAGCGGAATCAGATACGCTGGATTCCAATAGTGGGTTCCAATAATCCGCTCTTTATTCTCAGCCTTCTCTGCGATTTCTGTAATACTGATAGCTGATGTGTTTGAGGCAAGGATCGTGTCTTTCGGACATAAACGATCAAGCTCTGCAAAGTAGTCCTGTTTTATTTTTAGATCTTCAATGATGCATTCAAAGATAATATCTGCAAACCCGGCAGCTTCTTCAAGAGATTCGGTAATGCTGATCCGTTTCATGATTTCAGGTATTTCTTCTGCTGTTATCACCTGGTTTTCTTTCAAAATCTCAAGAGAGCTTCTGATTCTTCCGAGTGGGTCGGATTTCTGATCTGCTTCGCAAGTATAAATCAACATAACTTGAAATCCTTTTATTGCGAAAAGCTGACCAATTCCTGCTCCCATGGTACCCGCGCCAAGTACCGCTATTCTTTTTATTTCATTTTTCATGCAATCATTCCTTAATCGGCTTGTTTAAAAAACGCCGTACTTGTAGATTCTGTCCGGTACATCCTGATTGATATCGTCTTCATCAACGAACGCCACCGCGCGGACAATTGTACCGTCACCCATATACCATCTTAAAGGAAATGCGCAGAACATAAATCTTTTGCCTGTAACCTTATCAAGATCACCGCCAAGGTTTTCGATCCCCATTACATTATTTCTCATAAGAATGTCATGGCAAGGCTCCCATTCAGGAAAATCCTCAATTGGCGGATGGCCGAACATTTCGGTATATTCATCAATTAGTCTTGGCACGAAAGGACCCGGACCGTGATCGATCATATAGGTATAACAGGGGTGATCAATGGCCTGCATGTCAAATCCGACACCCTTTACCTTCTTTTCTACAAACCACTTAGCGCCTTCAATGGAAAGTCCCGGGCTGTACATAAAGTAATCGTCGTTCTCTCCCCATCTTCTGTGAGTACCTGTATTCAGGAGAACCCAGTCTCCTTCTTTGATGGTCGGGGTGGCATTTTCCAGGTCTTCAACCGTGATCAGCTCCCATTTTTTCTTTGGAATGCTCACGCACACTGCTTCACCATAGTAATTTTCCAGTGGAAGCTCATGGGTATATGGGCTTTCCGGAATAACGTGCGCAGGTGAGTCTGCATGCGTTGAGTTATGCATATGAAAATCGTTGAAGGTCTGAAGTAATCTGTAGTGCATCGGCATATGATTTACTCTGTCGATGTGGAAGTCTCCGTTAGACGGCCAAAGCGGATTACCTCTTCCAAACGGATGTGATAAATCGACTAATTTTGTTTTTCCCATTGTAGTTCTCCTCTTTTTATTTTTGATCCGATGTGTGTCGGATTTGCTAATATATAACGCAAGGACCGTGCCAAAATTGTCTCTTCAGAACATTTTGCAATGAAGTTTTGTATCTCTTGAATTCAGCCGTTCTCATTAATATTTGCAGCCGATGCGGCCCCGGCGAGTTCGAAAATACAGCAATTCTTGTTGCACAGAGTCAGATTTGTTGCAACCGTGCATCCCGGATAAATTTTCCCGCATGCAATTGGTTTGAAAAGAGAACATTATTTTGATATACTAATAACAAGATAAATTTATTACTAAGGAAGTGCTGATTTAATGGAGTGTGCGCAGATGGTCGAGGAAATTTTTCGATTGGCAAGGAAAAAAACGCAGCAATAGCGGCGCTATTGCGAGGATTTTTGACACCGCCAAGCGAAAAATTAACCGATTAGATGTGCGCACAGAATTAATCAGAGCTTCCCTAAGGTTCTGTTTTTAAGATACGAGGCTTTACTATGGATCAAGTACTTGCAATCATAAAGATTTGCGAAAAAATAAATAAGGCGCTGCCGTCAATCAAGGAACCTGCTGCGGAGACGCTGCTTCATGAGATTCTTTCCGATCTGAAGGTTTTTTTGGACAAAGGGATAGACTTTAAAGAAGTGGTCGACAGTCTGGATGACAGTATTTTCATCACCGACGGTGAGGGGAAAGTTCTGTACGTAAATCCCGCTTATGAACAAAATACGGGTATCCTTCCCAGGGAGGTTCTCTTCCGCTATGTGCAGGAGATCCTGGACGAGGGCAAGCTGTTCACCGGAGGCGCAACCATGGATGTCATCGAAACCGGTAAGAAGGCATTTCGCCTCTCTACCATCATCAAAAATGATCCGCCCAGAGTTGGTTATGCAGTGGGCGTGCCCATTATCGATAATGATGACAAGCTGAAGCAGGTGGTCGTCAGTAGCCGTCCCATTCTGACGCTGAAAGCGCTTCAGGAAGATTACGAACGGTTCCTCGACGAAGTGAAAATGATTCAGGAACCCGGCAACATCAGAATCATACCAAACTCGGACACCAGTGATCTTACCAAACGGATGATCGGTTCCAGCGAAACAGTAAAGAAGGTGTGGAATCTCATCGGGCTCATTGCGGATACCGATGCGACGGTTTTAATCACAGGGGAATCAGGTGTGGGGAAAGAGGTTGTTGCAGATGAAATCTATCGCCGCAGCAACCGAAATCAAAAACCCTTTATCAAGGTAAACTGTGCATCCATTCCATCAAACCTGCTGGAATCAGAGCTCTTTGGATATGAAAAAGGGGCTTTTTCTGGCGCAAGCTCTTCCGGCAAGCAGGGACTTTTTGAAATGGCCAACAGTGGTATTCTGCTGTTGGATGAAATCGGTGATATGCCCATGGATCTGCAGGCGAAGCTGCTTCGCGCCATCCAAAGCAGAGAAATCACCCGGGTTGGAGGGACAAAAGTAATTCCGCTTGATATCCGGATCATCGCACTGACAAATTCTGATCTGAAGCAGAAAATTAAAGAAGGCTCCTTCCGCAGCGATTTATATTACCGACTCAGCGTAATTCCCATTCATTTGGACCCGCTGAGAGCGCATACGGAAGACATTGAAGATCTCAGCCGCTACTTTATCGATATTTACTCTCATAAGCATAAGCGGACCATCAATCTCACTCAAAAAAATATTTCGCTGATGAAACTGTACTCCTGGCCGGGCAACATAAGAGAACTGGAGAATGTCATAGAGTATCTTGTGATCTGCTGTTCCGGTACTGCTGAGGTCGAGGACAATATGCTAAAGGGAATCCTCGGTATTTCGGGAACAGAAAAGAATGCGAACGATGCTTTTGATTTAACAAAATCCGTGGAGCAATTTGAGAAGCAGCAGATTGAGAAAGTTCTCAGCATCGCTTCAAACCTAAGGGAAGCGGGAGAGATGCTGAACGTCAATGCCTCAACCATCAGCAGAAAAATAAAGCAATACGGAATTGAATATCTCAACGCAAGATAAAATAGTGCGAATGAATCAGTACTTCCCCAAAACAACAAGACTGCGCCAGGCGGGTTACATGCCGGACGCAGTCCTTTTTTTCGATCTGAATGAACCCCTGGCAAGGAATGCTCATCCATCGTGTATCACTTATCCTATTGATGCTGGGTCTATTGTCTCATTCATGCTTCCGGTGCGGTAACCGGTGATATCCAGTGTCACGTAAATAAATCCAATCTCTTTTAACTGCTCCTGAAGAGTAAATCGCGTGCTTTTCTCCATGAGCTTTTCAAACTGGCTTTCGTCGATCTCGATTCTGGCCAAGGTTCCGTGATGTCTGACTCTAACCTGCCGAAAGCCCATATCAAGCAGAATCTGTTCCGCCAGGTCAACCATTTTTAGTTTCTCCGCGGTGATGCTTTCTCCATACGGAAATCTTGAAGATAGACAAGCAAAGGATTGTTTCTCCCAGGTCGGAAGCCCCATCTCTTTTGATAGTTTTCGAATTTCTTCCTTTGAAAGTTCAGCGTACCGCAAGGGGCTTTTGATGCCAAGTTCGGAAACGGCATCCAGACCCGGCCTGTAATCACCCATATCATCCATGTTGGACCCTTCGAGAATTTCTTTGTATCCATTTTTCCATGCAATTTCACGCATTTTTGAAAAGAGCTCGTGCTTGCAAAGATAACAACGATTCAGTGGATTACTTGAAAATCCCTCGATATCCAGTTCCTCAGAATCGACGATGAGGTGCTGGATATTATTTTCTTTCGTAAAAAGAATTGCTTCGTTCAGTTCTCTCTCGGGAAAACTGCAGGACCGAGCCGTTACTGCCACAACACGGTCTCCCAGAACCTCTTGCGCTGTCTTCAGCAAAAAGGTAGAATCAACTCCTCCGGAAAATGCAACAGCCACACTTTCCATACCCCGTATATACTTCATTAATTGCTCGCGCTTTTTCTGTATGTTTGTCATAACTCTTAACCCTCAGATTATTTCACGTTTTCGATGACAATAGCGGTACCCATTCCGCCGCCTGCACAGAGGGTGGCGAGACCGTAGGTATTTCCCCTGCGCTTCATCTCATAAATCATAGAAATGACGATTCGGCTGCCGGTGGCTCCGACGGGATGTCCGAGAGAAATGCCTCCCCCATTGACATTCAGCTTATCTCTGTCGATTCCCAGGGTTTTTTCGCAAGCAATGCATTGTGCTGCGAACGCTTCGTTAATCTCAAAAAGATCGATGTCCTTTATGGAAAGTCCTGCTTTTTGCAGTGCCTTCTGAGAGGCACTGATGGGGCCAATCCCCATAACCTCCGGTTCCACACCGGTTGTGGCAGTGGAAATGACTCTCGCCAAAATAGGCAGGCCTAGACTTCTTGCCGTCTCCTCCTCCATAAGCAGCACCCCGGAAGCAGCATCATTCATTCCCGACGAATTGCCCGCGGTTACGGTTCCACCATCTTTAAAAGTTGCCTTCAACTTAGCCAACCCTTCCATCGAAGCTTCTCGTCTCGGATGCTCATCGACAAGAAAGGTTTTATCTCCTTTTTTACCTGAAATGGTTATAGGAATGATCTCTTCTTTAAATTTACCGTCATCTATCGCTGCGGCTGCTCTCTGTTGACTTAACAGTGCAAATTCGTCCTGATCCTGTCTCGTAACGCCATATTGTTCTGCCACATTTTCGGCTGTAATTCCCATGGCAGGACCCACGCCCAGGTTCGTAAGAGAATCCCACATGGAATCACGCAGCTCGCTGTGTCCGAATTTCTTGCCGTATCTTCCGTCAAATACCATGTGGGGCGCTGCGCTCATACTGTCCGCACCTCCGGCCATGATGCAGTCTGCTTCTCCAGCCTTGATCTGATAATATCCCAGCTGAATGGATGACATGGAAGAAGTACAGTTCCGGTGAACTGTAATTCCGGGGATCGTTACAGGCAGCCCGGCTTTCACTGCCGCTACTCTTGCGAGATTGTTTTCTTTGTAGGTTCTCTGGTAATTACAACCCCAAATGACATCATCGATCAATTCCGGCTTTACACCGGACCTGGTGACCAAAGACTGCATTACTGGAATTGAAAGATCCAGTGCCGTGATTTCTTTAAACTGTCCGCCGATGGTCCCGATTGGGGTTCTGCATCCCGCGACAATTACAACATTTCTCATGTATTCCTCCGTATGCGGCAACGACCCCGCCGGCTTTCCGCCGAAGAGGCCGTTGTCATATTTTCGTTTTGTATTTTTTCTTTTATTTTCTCATGGCGAAGCGCTGACCGTATCCATATTGCACGCCATGATAGATTAGCGCTTTCCTAACGCTTGATCTTCTGCAAGATAGTCTTTATTGTATTTTTTTACATTGATGCTGCTGATGATAATGATATTAACAATCAAAAGACCAATATAGACCAGATAAGCACCTCTCAGGCTGCCTGTTATTCTGATTGCCTGCGCATTGATGATGTAATTGGTCATAAGCACTGCCTGCATGATTGGAAAATAGGC
This genomic window from Clostridiales bacterium contains:
- the rsxC gene encoding electron transport complex subunit RsxC; translated protein: MLKTFRGGVHPQDSKSYTRDKAIVEMPVPKKVIIPVSQHIGAPGNPVVKVGDDVKKGQLIAYNDTFITSSVHASTSGKVVDIGVYPSSYKNESLAIVIESDGLDEWALGLPMHRDWENLDIKEIHQIVRDSGIVGLGGANFPSHIKISYGPEKKIDTFILNGAECEPYLNGDYRIMMDHTERLAAGVKIAMKSLNVKRGIVGIEDNKPEAVKAMTEALKGTDVQVVAVPTKYPQGAERMLIKVLAEREIPAGKRHSDIGVVGMNVCTIDSVANAVINGIPLIERVVTVAGDAVAEPMNVMVRIGTSFKDVIEFCGGLTKTPDKIINGGPMMGYAQGSMEVPVVKGVAGILAMTKEALCDGDEEACIRCGRCVEACPIGLIPSMLSILGEKGRYEEAKEKFGILNCIECGSCSYVCPAKRNIVQYIRYLKNLNWEHSPHHK
- a CDS encoding SoxR reducing system RseC family protein codes for the protein MEREEGMVIEAKANIAKIKAAKHGECKSCGACPGNDSAIVTAKNEVGAVPGQRVIFEMNETNSLKGAFVVFVLPLIAVFLGAVLGGILVGLAGYPEAPGRVFGGIAAFAAAAAFIKIFDHYVGKKEKSLPVIIRIL
- a CDS encoding DUF3842 family protein; its protein translation is MKIAVIDGQEGGIGRQIIEEIRQRIYWDIQIIALGTNSLATSFMVQGGANVGATGENAVQSAAPKVDLILGSVGIIAANSMKGEVTEAMALAVVSSPARKFLIPHEKSGIKISGVDESLNTSQLIEKAVKSIKALYYEEKNGGSVAPSVPSTYK
- the larB gene encoding nickel pincer cofactor biosynthesis protein LarB; translated protein: MSNKHVMHILEEVKNGCLSIEDAFLKLKQSPFEDMGFVKIDHHRELRQGTSEVIYGEGKTARQIVEIASAMVKHGQKTIIITRLSSESAEYIGQYHTMYYNESGRIGVIGIFPKANGKGKIVIATGGTSDIPVAEEAAVTAEALGNQVTKLYDVGVAGIHRLFSHMDEIMSANVIIAIAGMEGALASVIGGIADCPVIAVPTSIGYGASFHGLAALLSMLNSCASGISVVNIDNGFGAGYLASMINHR
- a CDS encoding LarC family nickel insertion protein, whose protein sequence is MKILYLDCTSGISGDMTLGALLDLGVDKDFFLQELSKLGVDGYEVKIQKKDRHSIQMMDVDVILTEQSHMNHENAPEAHEHSSEHDYSHEQQDHHHGYDHDHSHKGHDHHHDHGHSHEGNDHHHDHGHSHEGNDHHHNHSHSNERNLSMIQEIIDNSTISNGAKEISKKIFEEIARAEAKVHGKSIDQVHFHEVGAIDSIVDIVGVAICVAALDVDIIYASTLHDGNGFIQCRHGLLPVPVPAVMAMLEGSGIPMVQEDVNTEMITPTGMGIVKCLAKDYIKIPEMSIDKIGYGLGKRETGRFGAVRAILGTTHQLKSMDAQVE
- a CDS encoding CoA transferase subunit B, which produces MADIKEIIAARVAKELKDGDVVNLGIGLPTMVANFLPEGVNIILQSENGMMGMGAAAEKGKEDVDIVNAGAQYVTVNPGAMFFDSATSFGIIRGGHVDATILGALEVDQHGNLANWIVPGKMVPGMGGAMDLVVGAKKVIIAMQHTQKGAHKILKECRLPYTAVGVVDMIITEMGVMELTPEGIILTEINEGYTIEEVQAATEAELIISPNLKQN
- a CDS encoding CoA transferase subunit A; translated protein: MTAVEAVAEIKDGASVMVGGFMACGTPEILIDALVEKGVKHLTVICNDAGVPGRGVGKLVSSGQIKTLIASHVGLNPEVARRMNTDIEEDKLECILVPQGTLAEQIRAGGAGLGGFLTPTGVGTIVAEGKEVIHVDGRDYLLEKPLKADFALIRGSVTDEFGNTTYNGTTRTFNPMMAAAASYVIVGACEIVEIGAIDPNNVVTSGIFVDAIVGGEMPWQI